One Fulvia fulva chromosome 12, complete sequence genomic region harbors:
- a CDS encoding Non-reducing polyketide synthase pkbA produces MDKPSMLAFGPQEPCPNTSTMQRLRHVLQDDPALLDMQQCIQDLPVSWNVLVEQDERLGALPGAANVAALKSWLLDSNSHEKADATANQITMPLTVIMHLVQYRQYLQQFSQTTYSSIMQNVTHGGVQGFCTGLISAHAVATMKSAKDFGACSSSAIRLALCIGAHVDLESLKNGQQVVSAIVRWSGDDGGKQVEATLARYTDAYISVVSDVSSVTVTANTSDMAAITTTLAGCGMSVKMLALTGSYHSSRNEHIAAQVRSSMGLDGNCYSLPGLLAPVRSNSTGDVLPESNAIGCIIEDILCKRSDWYNNMSRAVEPISSWPEARTTIVAFGTVEYMPSFIKSSFMVAPRRFLKEEGSFSSPITAAGEDTLHYPDHAVAVVGLACRFPGADNLDQFWDLLESGRSMHERMPADRFKTSDLRRSHDGAPFWGNFLKEVDAFDHQFFKKSSREAASMDPQQRLLLQCAYTAMESAGHFGPWPEQRARDVGVYIGACSNDYNDNVASHNPTAYSTLGTLKAFLTGRISHYFDWTGPSIVYDTACSSSAVAIDATCKAIASGECSQALAGGVSLYTSPNFYQNLDAASFLSQTGPCKPFDASADGYCRGEGVGLVVLKSLKSALADGDDIRCVIASTGVNQNRNCTGITVPHGGSQAELYQKVVSKSGFDASEVSYVEAHGTGTPVGDPIEFESITSVFAKHGSSRQSALSIASVKGSIGHLEAAAGVASLIKVCLMFQHANVPPQANFSDTNPKLANGISTQVNIPTTIRPWTAPRKIACINNYGAAGSNAAMIVAQAPVQTSSTKLHRLPHGVSYPIVISGDGVDALQANCQAIKTFAGRHQDRTQASFIPSLANALGSSQNRALSHQVVAVLPASGDIEPALSKALAAPIQSQQSKPVVLCFGGQVKSCIGLDRGMFESCLLLQSHLRQCDDIVRGLGHPSLFPSIFQTEPIEDIVQLHAMLFALQYSSAKAWLNCGLQVDAVIGHSFGQLTALTVAGGLSLGDGITLVCGRARLIKELWGPNSGDMIAIEASAQSVQKLVAAVEAEGATLEIACYNGRSSHVVVGTASSIDALEAKLPGTGFKCRRLPVTHGFHSVFTEPLLPQLRELAATVSFRTPSIPLETCTKDVSWTNATPSLIAQHTREPVFFVNAVERLSRRLGPCTWVEASTGASAPAMVKRALGDSSSHTFIHVPLGSDSALSLLSTATADLSRQNHSVRFWLTHPIQRPAYMTLNLPGHQFRGTKHWLEWKDSATTAPITRQSEFPAAQQKHELLTFQRKDQSTATFTIDPISEEFKILVEGHAVLGQPLCPAPLYTALALQAVSILAARIDNQAPEVQDLRINSPLGLDTSREIKLIVGNIDKTDRWPFTVQSSAGIGNTRSHAQGVLTFSASQGSLGSKLATFERLTGFNRIQALLEQPEAEVLKGRTTVYKAFSKAVTYAAYYKGVQAVYSHQQDACGLITVPKDEDRIKNPKLGIPVLVDNFFQIAGLHINILSELPDHQIFVCTQTERLIYGAGLCASPGSKFAVYATASRTDKEAIYDIVVFDAVTRSAVFVAVGAHFHRVAVAGLRKALEGVNQVAPQIAPGNAVEQNDSSLCPESLDQPVLTALQTSSPAPPATRRSSVPSVLVQPAVPSVNFFSKVSSLLNKVSDIPVASIRPESSLDDLGIDSLMVMEVQSEVQSQFNINIPTNDWPSLDTPGRLAEYLSQQIPGATPVTVNIRSPAVDQDSSDKTSENGSVTSSSEIDSSYPGTGATTPGVFETNEPEELVTPPKSTASIGSRAQRSFLEVQGTYDSFAAQEGFSGFWSKVYPTQKRLTLAYVVEAFAQLGCNLSSIVSGQVLPTITYLPEHASLVQQLYKILEDADLISKKHGIFCRSEVSMDPTPASEILDHIIAAFPRLTDEHRLLAVTGSRLGDCLAGKADPLRPLFMDKQNKNLLENVYTNGPMYKAITRLLGVYLLSTFSQSDVTQPIRILEIGGGTGGTTKHIISLLESQGLDFEYIFSDLSRGLVTNAEKKFASHQNMRFITMDVESPPSTEHLAKYDLILSTNCIHATKDLKRTGQHMQQMLKPGGFVCLVEFTRNIFWFDLVFGLLDGWWLFEDGREHVLADEQFWDRSLRTAGFGEVKWTGGDSEESQTLRIITAFKSSSMSAIPAPVRATTTQHRAVEASWRYRSHGRHLPPEGMQQCW; encoded by the exons ATGGACAAACCAAGCATGCTGGCCTTCGGGCCTCAAGAGCCATGCCCAAACACCTCCACCATGCAGCGGCTTCGCCATGTCTTGCAAGACGACCCAGCCCTCCTCGATATGCAGCAATGTATCCAGGATCTGCCAGTCTCCTGGAATGTCCTCGTCGAGCAAGACGAGCGCTTAGGAGCCTTACCTGGCGCTGCCAATGTAGCTGCTCTCAAGTCGTGGCTCCTGGACAGCAACAGCCACGAGAAGGCAGACGCTACTGCAAACCAGATCACTATGCCTCTGACCGTAATCATGCATTTGGTTCAGTATCGCCAGTACCTACAGCAGTTCTCGCAGACAACATACTCCTCGATCATGCAGAATGTTACTCATGGTGGCGTGCAGGGCTTCTGCACCGGGCTTATCAGTGCACACGCTGTCGCAACCATGAAGTCTGCAAAAGACTTTGGCGCTTGTAGCTCTTCAGCCATCAGGCTGGCGTTGTGTATTGGTGCTCACGTTGATCTCGAATCGCTCAAGAATGGCCAGCAGGTCGTGTCTGCCATTGTACGGTGGTCGGGCGATGATGGTGGCAAGCAGGTCGAGGCCACTCTAGCACGCTACACCGAT GCATACATCTCCGTGGTCTCTGATGTGTCTTCTGTCACAGTGACTGCCAACACCTCTGATATGGCCGCTATCACAACAACACTTGCCGGATGCGGCATGTCTGTCAAAATGTTAGCTCTGACCGGCAGCTACCATAGCTCGAGGAATGAGCACATCGCAGCTCAGGTCCGATCCTCCATGGGGTTAGATGGCAACTGTTATTCACTGCCTGGACTTCTTGCTCCGGTCCGCTCAAACAGCACCGGCGACGTTCTCCCGGAGTCAAATGCTATCGGCTGCATCATCGAAGACATTCTTTGCAAGCGATCAGACTGGTACAACAATATGTCGAGGGCTGTGGAACCGATCTCATCATGGCCCGAGGCCCGTACCACTATAGTCGCTTTCGGAACTGTTGAGTATATGCCGTCGTTCATCAAGTCAAGCTTCATGGTCGCACCTCGACGTTTTTTGAAGGAAGAGGGTTCATTCTCTTCGCCGATCACTGCCGCCGGCGAAGACACTCTGCATTATCCTGATCATGCTGTCGCTGTCGTGGGACTCGCGTGCCGCTTCCCGGGCGCAGATAATCTCGACCAATTCTGGGATTTGCTCGAGTCTGGCAGATCGATGCACGAGCGTATGCCAGCTGATAGATTCAAAACTTCCGACCTTCGAAGATCGCACGACGGTGCTCCCTTCTGGGGCAACTTTCTGAAAGAAGTCGATGCATTCGATCACCAGTTCTTCAAAAAGTCTAGTCGGGAAGCTGCATCAATGGATCCACAGCAAAGACTTCTATTGCAATGTGCCTATACTGCTATGGAGTCCGCTGGTCACTTTGGCCCCTGGCCAGAACAGAGGGCCCGAGATGTCGGTGTCTACATCGGAGCCTGCTCGAACGACTACAATGACAACGTCGCTTCGCACAACCCGACTGCATACTCAACGTTGGGCACACTGAAAGCTTTCCTGACTGGTCGTATCAGTCACTACTTCGACTGGACTGGACCATCAATTGTATACGACACAGCTTGCTCTTCATCTGCGGTTGCTATCGATGCAACATGCAAGGCCATCGCTTCAGGCGAATGCAGTCAGGCTCTGGCTGGCGGCGTCTCTTTGTACACCTCACCGAACTTCTACCAGAACTTAGACGCGGCTTCTTTCCTAAGCCAAACAGGTCCGTGCAAGCCCTTCGATGCCAGTGCCGATGGCTATTGCCGAGGCGAGGGTGTTGGGCTGGTGGTACTCAAGAGCCTCAAGAGCGCTCTGGCAGATGGTGACGATATCCGCTGTGTCATTGCAAGCACTGGCGTCAACCAGAACAGAAACTGCACCGGCATTACTGTTCCACACGGTGGCTCACAAGCTGAGCTGTACCAGAAAGTCGTGTCGAAGAGCGGATTTGATGCTTCAGAGGTGTCCTATGTGGAAGCTCACGGTACCGGTACGCCAGTCGGCGATCCGATCGAGTTTGAAAGCATCACATCGGTCTTCGCAAAGCACGGCTCATCAAGGCAGTCGGCACTATCCATCGCCTCTGTCAAAGGCAGCATTGGGCACTTGGAGGCCGCGGCAGGAGTGGCATCGCTGATCAAGGTCTGTTTGATGTTTCAGCATGCGAATGTTCCACCACAAGCGAATTTCTCCGATACCAACCCGAAGCTCGCCAACGGTATCTCTACACAGGTCAACATACCGACCACTATTCGCCCATGGACCGCGCCACGTAAGATTGCTTGCATCAACAACTACGGAGCGGCTGGCAGCAATGCAGCTATGATCGTGGCTCAAGCACCCGTTCAGACTTCTTCCACAAAGCTGCACAGATTACCTCATGGTGTCTCGTATCCTATTGTCATTTCTGGCGATGGTGTAGATGCGCTACAAGCGAATTGCCAGGCGATCAAGACCTTCGCAGGCCGTCACCAAGACCGGACTCAAGCATCCTTCATTCCAAGTCTCGCCAACGCATTGGGAAGCTCACAGAATCGTGCACTATCACACCAGGTCGTTGCAGTTCTACCAGCGTCGGGCGACATTGAGCCAGCGCTATCGAAGGCCCTCGCTGCACCGATTCAAAGCCAGCAGTCAAAGCCCGTTGTTCTATGTTTTGGTGGGCAGGTGAAGAGCTGTATTGGCCTGGATCGAGGCATGTTTGAGTCTTGCCTTCTTCTACAATCACACTTGCGGCAATGCGACGATATCGTTCGTGGACTGGGCCACCCGAGCCTGTTTCCGAGCATCTTCCAAACAGAGCCAATCGAGGACATCGTACAGCTGCACGCTATGCTATTTGCACTGCAGTACTCGTCCGCCAAAGCATGGTTGAACTGCGGTCTACAGGTAGATGCAGTCATTGGGCACAGTTTTGGGCAGCTGACTGCTCTCACTGTCGCAGGCGGCCTCAGCCTCGGAGATGGCATCACTCTTGTTTGCGGTCGTGCGCGCCTGATCAAGGAGCTATGGGGCCCCAATTCCGGAGACATGATTGCGATCGAGGCATCTGCCCAGAGTGTCCAGAAGCTCGTCGCTGCGGTGGAAGCCGAAGGCGCGACGCTGGAGATCGCGTGCTACAACGGACGTTCAAGTCACGTTGTTGTTGGCACAGCTTCGTCTATTGATGCCTTGGAAGCGAAGCTGCCCGGCACCGGCTTCAAGTGCAGGCGTCTTCCGGTCACACATGGATTTCACTCGGTCTTCACGGAGCCACTTCTGCCCCAGCTCCGAGAGCTAGCAGCCACTGTCAGCTTTCGTACGCCATCTATACCATTGGAGACCTGCACAAAGGATGTCAGCTGGACGAACGCTACTCCTAGTCTGATCGCACAGCACACTAGAGAACCAGTGTTCTTTGTCAACGCTGTCGAAAGACTTTCACGTCGCCTAGGACCATGCACCTGGGTCGAAGCGAGCACAGGAGCGTCAGCTCCAGCCATGGTCAAGAGGGCTTTGGGAGACTCCTCGAGTCATACTTTCATCCATGTACCGCTCGGATCTGACAGCGCTTTGAGCCTACTCTCTACGGCTACAGCTGACCTCTCGCGGCAAAATCACTCTGTACGTTTCTGGCTGACCCATCCCATTCAAAGACCTGCCTACATGACCCTCAATCTTCCCGGACATCAATTCCGTGGCACGAAGCACTGGCTTGAATGGAAGGACAGCGCTACCACAGCACCTATCACAAGGCAGTCCGAATTCCCTGCGGCCCAACAAAAGCACGAGTTGTTGACGTTCCAGCGCAAAGACCAGTCCACGGCGACCTTCACTATTGATCCAATTAGTGAAGAGTTCAAGATACTCGTGGAAGGGCACGCAGTGCTTGGGCAGCCTCTCTGTCCCGCTCCGCTCTACACTGCACTGGCGCTGCAGGCCGTCAGCATACTTGCTGCACGAATTGACAACCAAGCCCCAGAAGTACAAGACCTTCGGATCAACTCGCCACTCGGACTAGACACGTCTCGCGAGATCAAGCTGATCGTAGGCAATATCGACAAAACAGACAGATGGCCCTTCACTGTGCAAAGCTCGGCAGGGATTGGCAACACCCGCTCTCATGCTCAAGGCGTCCTTACCTTTTCAGCTTCGCAAGGAAGTCTCGGGTCAAAACTGGCGACCTTTGAACGGCTTACTGGTTTCAACAGGATACAAGCGTTGTTGGAACAACCGGAAGCTGAGGTTCTGAAAGGACGTACCACAGTCTACAAGGCATTCTCCAAAGCCGTCACCTATGCTGCTTACTACAAGGGTGTGCAAGCTGTCTACAGTCATCAACAAGACGCTTGCGGCCTCATTACTGTTCCGAAGGACGAAGACCGCATCAAGAACCCCAAGCTTGGCATACCTGTGCTTGTCGACAACTTCTTCCAGATTGCAGGACTCCACATCAACATTCTTAGTGAATTGCCTGACCATCAGATCTTCGTGTGCACCCAGACGGAGCGTTTGATCTACGGTGCCGGTCTGTGTGCGTCGCCGGGCTCAAAGTTTGCAGTCTACGCCACCGCTTCACGTACAGATAAGGAAGCCATCTATGACATCGTGGTTTTTGATGCCGTCACGAGATCTGCTGTGTTCGTGGCTGTGGGAGCACACTTTCACCGAGTGGCAGTAGCTGGGCTGCGCAAGGCGCTTGAGGGCGTCAATCAGGTCGCACCACAGATCGCGCCTGGCAACGCCGTGGAGCAGAACGACAGCTCACTTTGCCCAGAGTCACTCGACCAGCCAGTATTGACGGCATTGCAGACGTCCTCTCCAGCTCCACCGGCCACACGTAGGTCATCGGTGCCGTCGGTGCTCGTGCAGCCAGCCGTGCCTAGCGTGAACTTCTTTTCAAAGGTCAGCAGTCTCTTGAACAAAGTGTCTGACATACCTGTGGCGTCTATACGACCAGAGTCCTCGCTTGATGATCTTGGTATTGACTCTTTGATGGTCATGGAAGTTCAGTCGGAAGTTCAATCGCAGTTCAACATCAACATTCCCACGAATGACTGGCCTTCTCTTGACACCCCCGGCAGATTGGCAGAGTACCTATCTCAGCAGATTCCAGGCGCTACTCCGGTGACCGTTAACATAAGATCTCCTGCAGTTGACCAGGACTCGTCCGATAAGACGTCTGAAAACGGCTCTGTCACTTCATCGAGCGAGATTGACTCTAGCTATCCTGGGACTGGAGCCACCACACCCGGAGTCTTTGAGACTAACGAGCCAGAAGAGTTAGTCACTCCCCCCAAATCTACAGCCTCTATTGGCTCTCGCGCTCAGCGCTCGTTCCTGGAAGTGCAAGGCACGTACGATTCGTTCGCTGCGCAAGAAGGTTTCAGCGGGTTCTGGTCAAAGGTCTATCCGACTCAAAAACGCCTCACACTAGCTTACGTGGTAGAGGCCTTCGCACAGCTCGGCTGTAATCTCTCAAGTATCGTGTCTGGGCAAGTCCTTCCTACCATCACATACCTTCCCGAGCACGCGAGCTTGGTCCAGCAGCTATACAAAATACTGGAAGACGCTGACCTCATCTCCAAAAAGCATGGCATATTCTGCAGATCGGAGGTCTCAATGGATCCAACGCCAGCATCGGAGATCCTGGACCATATCATTGCGGCCTTTCCACGGCTCACAGACGAACATAGGCTCCTGGCAGTCACTGGCTCCCGTCTTGGTGACTGTCTAGCTGGGAAGGCCGATCCGCTGCGTCCACTCTTTATGGACAAGCAGAATAAGAATCTCCTAGAGAATGTCTACACCAACGGACCGATGTACAAGGCTATTACTCGTCTGCTCGGTGTTTATCTGCTGTCAACATTCTCGCAATCAGATGTCACTCAACCTATCCGCATCCTTGAGATAGGCGGCGGAACAGGAGGCACTACGAAACACATCATAAGTCTGCTGGAATCTCAAGGCCTCGACTTCGAGTATATCTTCAGCGATCTTTCCCGCGGCTTGGTCACTAATGCGGAAAAGAAGTTCGCCTCTCACCAAAACATGAGATTCATCACCATGGACGTCGAGAGCCCACCTTCAACCGAGCACCTGGCGAAGTACGACTTGATCTTGTCAACAAACTGCATCCATGCCACCAAAGATCTGAAGCGGACAGGCCAGCATATGCAGCAAATGCTCAAGCCAGGGGGGTTCGTGTGTCTTGTGGAGTTCACACGAAACATCTTCTGGTTTGATCTAGTCTTTGGGCTGCTAGATGGCTGGTGGCTCTTCGAAGATGGCCGCGAGCACGTTCTAGCTGACGAGCAATTCTGGGACCGGAGCTTGCGTACTGCAGGGTTTGGGGAAGTGAAGTGGACTGGTGGAGACTCTGAGGAGTCGCAAACACTGCGAATCATCACCGCGTTCAAGTCCAGCTCAATGTCAGCGATTCCAGCTCCAGTACGCGCAACTACAACCCAACACCGTGCGGTGGAAGCAAGCTGGCGATATCGATCTCATGGCAGACATTTACCTCCCGAGGGAATGCAGCAATGCTGGTGA
- a CDS encoding Patulin synthase — protein sequence MGIKPSDMAVGSREERYMSLSSFAIGDTIHHSNVFLHTQQLHLHRISTSHTTENQHHRSISYTSLHRHYIPRRYTMGSSRWVAPLLGFLGHSAATNLIEDSNGPRLTGSSFGIARNATFDYVVVGGGNAGLTIAARLAQNASVAVIEAGSFYELENGNLTDIPAFDNMWSGKDPKDTNRIDWGFVTTPQKELFNEKAHYARGKTLGGCTARNYMAYQRGTHGSHQVWVDRVGDDSYTFDNMLPFYEKSLNFTPPANDVRAANSTPEYDLSNLGNGQGPLKATFANYANPMSSWVQRGLEQVGLGRQQGFTSGVLNGSSYAISNIDHSTGIRETSESSFLQWAIRNSNIQVYQSTMAKKIIFDSERRATGVDCDSAGYEYTLTARREVIVSAGAFQSPQLLMVSGIGPASQLRRNSINVIADRRGVGQNMWDHVYAGPSYRVNTLTGSALGDPARMQAAVEEFLEHQAGPLSNPGGDLLAFEKLPAESRRSLSPAAQRALQAFPEDWPEVEYLAVNGYLGYQQNYQRDKPTDGFNYFTVAVALVAPMSRGTIGISSANMADPPIINPNWLSHPADREVMLAGYKRVRDMWQTQALSEVRIGQEAFPGPNVTSDAEIMDLIRRSIAPVFHPTGTCSMGRRNDRDAVVDTQARVFGVQGLRVVDASVLPILPPGHPVATIYALAEKIASDILAGQSPSHT from the exons ATGGGAATCAAGCCGAGCGATATGGCCGTCGGGTCGAGGGAAGAAAGGTATATGAGTCTGTCGTCCTTCGCGATAGGAGACACAATTCATCACAGCAACGTTTTTCTTCACACTCAGCAACTGCATCTTCATCGCATCTCAACATCCCACACAACAGAGAATCAACATCATCGAAGCATTTCCTACACCTCTCTGCATCGGCATTACATCCCGAGACGGTACACAATGGGATCCTCGCGTTGGGTTGCACCTCTACTTGGGTTTCTTGGTCATTCAGCAGCAACAAATTTGATCGAGGACAGCAATGGTCCCCGACTGACAGGGTCATCGTTTGGCATAGCCCGTAATGCCACCTTTGATTATGTCGTCGTGGGCGGAGGTAACGCCGGCTTGACTATCGCAGCTCGACTCGCTCAGAACGCCTCTGTGGCTGTCATTGAAGCAGGCAGTTTCTACGAACTCGAGAATGGTAACCTTACAGACATCCCGGCCTTTGACAATAT GTGGTCAGGCAAAGATCCCAAAGACACGAACAGAATCGATTGGGGCTTTGTCACAACTCCCCAAAAAGAACTTTTCAACGAAAAGGCTCACTACGCTCGCGGCAAGACCCTTGGTGGGTGCACAGCACGGAACTACATGGCCTACCAACGCGGCACACATGGCTCGCACCAGGTCTGGGTCGATCGAGTTGGCGATGACAGCTACACCTTCGACAACATGTTACCCTTCTACGAGAAGAGTTTGAACTTTACGCCACCTGCCAACGACGTTCGCGCGGCGAACTCGACTCCAGAGTACGATCTTTCGAATCTCGGTAATGGACAAGGCCCGCTGAAAGCAACGTTTGCAAACTATGCCAACCCCATGTCGAGTTGGGTACAGCGTGGCCTGGAGCAAGTCGGTCTAGGCAGACAACAAGGCTTCACTAGTGGTGTTCTGAACGGGTCTTCGTACGCCATCTCGAACATTGACCACTCTACTGGCATTCGCGAGACATCGGAATCCAGCTTTCTGCAGTGGGCCATACGAAACTCGAACATCCAGGTGTATCAATCGACAATGGCCAAGAAAATTATCTTCGATTCGGAGCGAAGGGCCACGGGTGTAGACTGTGACTCAGCAGGTTACGAATACACCCTCACCGCCCGTAGAGAGGTCATCGTGTCTGCAGGCGCTTTCCAATCGCCTCAGCTGCTCATGGTCTCTGGCATCGGCCCAGCTTCCCAGCTTCGCAGAAATAGCATCAACGTGATCGCTGATCGACGCGGAGTTGGTCAGAACATGTGGGATCATGTCTATGCTGGACCAAGCTATCGAGTGAACACTCTCACAGGCTCTGCTCTGGGTGACCCTGCTCGAATGCAAGCAGCAGTAGAAGAATTCCTGGAGCACCAAGCCGGCCCACTATCTAATCCTGGAGGTGATCTTCTCGCTTTCGAGAAGCTCCCTGCAGAATCTCGCAGAAGCTTGTCACCCGCAGCacaaagggcactacaagCTTTCCCAGAAGACTGGCCTGAAGTCGAATACCTTGCTGTCAATGGTTATCTCGGATACCAGCAGAACTATCAACGCGACAAACCGACCGATGGGTTCAACTACTTCACTGTGGCCGTCGCACTGGTCGCTCCCATGTCTCGCGGCACGATTGGCATCAGCTCTGCCAATATGGCCGACCCACCGATCATCAACCCGAACTGGCTGTCTCACCCTGCGGATCGGGAAGTCATGCTTGCTGGCTACAAGAGAGTGAGGGATATGTGGCAGACTCAGGCTCTGAGCGAAGTGCGAATCGGCCAGGAGGCCTTCCCAGGACCAAATGTCACCAGCGACGCTGAGATAATGGACCTGATTCGTCGCTCGATTGCACCGGTGTTCCATCCCACCGGTACTTGCTCAATGGGTCGCAGAAACGATAGAGATGCCGTTGTTGACACGCAAGCGAGGGTCTTTGGTGTTCAGGGTCTCAGAGTGGTCGACGCCTCCGTTTTGCCAATTCTGCCTCCGGGACATCCAGTGGCCACTATCT ATGCGTTGGCGGAGAAGATTGCATCTGACATTCTTGCTGGCCAATCACCATCTCATACATGA
- a CDS encoding Transcriptional regulator, whose product MNDQQTEPRQRRAWTAGEDSTLYHEVRRTGIYQGTSNDWNAVAAKLPRRTNKDCRKRWLKICKLVNKGTWSTEEDERLLEAVEEHGQSWIQVAQMVETRHADQCAKRWHTVLCQSGMEFTHAWNSQNDEYLLHAVELYGRKWRLIAEQYFQGRSAADVRNR is encoded by the exons ATGAACGACCAACAAACTGAGCCAAGACAGCGACGGGCGTGGACAGCGGGAGAAGACTCCACTTTGTATCACGAGGTGAGACGTACTG GCATCTACCAGGGGACCTCGAACGATTGGAATGCTGTTGCAGCGAAACTTCCAAGAAGAACAAACAAAGATTGTCGCAAACGATGGCTGAAGATTTGCAAGCTGGTCAACAAGGGCACGTGGAGTACAGAAGAGGACGAGCGACTGCTAGAGGCTGTCGAAGAACATGGCCAAAG CTGGATCCAGGTCGCCCAGATGGTGGAGACGCGACATGCGGACCAATGCGCAAAGAGGTGGCACACGGTTCTTTGCCAGAGCGGCATGGAATTCACTCACGCGTGGAATAGCCAGAACGACGAGTATTTACTACACGCCGTTGAGCTGTACGGCCGTAAATGGAGGCTCATTGCAGAGCAGTATTTCCAAGGTAGATCTGCTGCAGATGTGCGAAACCGTTGA